A portion of the Chloroflexota bacterium genome contains these proteins:
- a CDS encoding septum formation initiator family protein, whose protein sequence is MKNRLLSLQQILALFLVAFGVLTLTNLAADARELHTLSLQVETLQQSKAALQAEIADLRSQKEALARPHWADEAARRWLHWTRPNEVLVVVTPSQPNGTAVATSTGANDSNPPSHWQEWVAYLQGKNP, encoded by the coding sequence GTGAAGAACAGGCTTCTGAGTCTCCAACAGATTCTCGCGCTGTTCCTCGTGGCGTTCGGCGTGCTCACGCTGACGAACCTGGCCGCCGACGCGCGCGAACTCCACACCCTGTCGCTGCAAGTGGAGACCCTCCAGCAGAGCAAGGCGGCGCTGCAGGCCGAGATCGCCGACCTGCGCTCCCAGAAAGAAGCCCTGGCGCGCCCGCACTGGGCCGACGAAGCCGCCAGGCGGTGGCTCCACTGGACGCGGCCCAACGAAGTCCTCGTTGTTGTAACCCCATCGCAACCCAACGGCACTGCTGTGGCAACTTCCACAGGCGCGAATGACAGCAATCCGCCGTCCCACTGGCAGGAGTGGGTGGCGTATCTACAGGGCAAGAACCCCTGA
- a CDS encoding lamin tail domain-containing protein produces the protein MKTPQGVDLLIDGGPQSAGYGVVSYLTSHGCTDIEGMVLTHPHADHLGGLVTVLESMPVYAVWYTGQSYSSSLYTQFLDLIASKSIPTTVLSAGQTLTVGPLTVAALHPTTIGSDCNNNSLVLRLSYGSVDFLFTGDVEATGEAEILAHEYTVQSEILKVAHHGSDTSTSWGFLTAVAPEVAVISVGAGNSYGHPSSTTLARLASVGAHTYRTDLDGTITVTTDGVSYFVSTTQNPVTATPTVALTRWVYLPVVARGAVGATPTPPPTRTPTRTLTPTGTPTRTPTRTPTPTATSAANNIQITALPYAGSDEYVEITNYGPNAQNMTNWRIQSVEGNQWYTFPSGYTLAVGAYVRVHSGPSAVNNPPTDLKWTGSYIWNNDGDEARLYNEAGQLVDNWVY, from the coding sequence GTGAAGACCCCGCAGGGTGTTGACCTGCTGATAGACGGCGGGCCGCAATCGGCGGGCTACGGTGTCGTGTCGTACCTGACCAGCCACGGGTGCACGGATATTGAAGGCATGGTATTGACCCATCCCCACGCCGACCACCTGGGCGGCCTTGTTACGGTTCTGGAATCTATGCCCGTGTATGCCGTGTGGTACACAGGGCAATCGTATAGTTCCAGCCTGTACACCCAGTTTCTTGACCTGATTGCCAGCAAGTCAATACCGACCACGGTGCTATCGGCAGGGCAAACGTTGACCGTCGGGCCGCTGACGGTTGCTGCCTTACACCCGACCACCATCGGAAGTGATTGCAACAACAACTCCCTGGTCTTGAGGCTGTCGTATGGCAGCGTGGACTTCTTGTTCACAGGGGATGTAGAGGCGACTGGCGAGGCCGAAATACTTGCCCACGAGTACACGGTGCAGAGTGAAATCCTGAAAGTAGCCCATCATGGCAGCGATACGTCCACAAGTTGGGGCTTTCTGACGGCGGTTGCGCCCGAAGTGGCAGTTATCTCCGTAGGCGCGGGAAATTCCTACGGACACCCTTCTAGCACAACGTTGGCGCGCCTTGCGTCCGTTGGCGCGCATACCTACAGAACCGACCTGGACGGGACTATAACGGTTACAACGGACGGCGTATCCTATTTTGTCTCCACAACCCAGAACCCTGTAACGGCCACGCCGACCGTGGCGCTGACGCGATGGGTGTATCTGCCTGTCGTGGCACGGGGCGCGGTGGGCGCTACGCCGACACCCCCTCCGACCCGAACGCCTACACGGACGCTTACACCTACGGGGACGCCAACCCGGACACCCACACGGACGCCAACACCGACGGCGACATCCGCGGCAAACAACATTCAGATAACGGCCTTGCCGTACGCTGGCAGCGACGAGTATGTGGAGATAACGAACTATGGTCCGAACGCGCAAAACATGACCAACTGGCGCATTCAGAGCGTAGAAGGCAACCAGTGGTACACGTTTCCTTCGGGCTACACGCTGGCGGTGGGGGCCTATGTTAGGGTTCACAGTGGCCCA